In Aedes albopictus strain Foshan chromosome 3, AalbF5, whole genome shotgun sequence, the following are encoded in one genomic region:
- the LOC115262186 gene encoding hemicentin-2, whose protein sequence is MAKYVTKQYYYLWIVVSICAMLDLSEVGRRFTQGSALVQASSIIGDENGPLFEVQTAVGLDVSLPCDLLPTTMTLMSDKVTLIIWYKEGNSKPIYSFDARGKSLQQAIHWSDEAVLKSKAYFYYETNPPALRIKNIKQEDAGLYRCRVDFQKSPTRNCRIDLDVLVPPSKVTILDELGAAVMDSTVGPYKENVDINLTCVSSGGVPTPKVTWWKEHALLDDSFIILPDGTVKNVLYLEKLTRSDLNSVYTCQASNGHVVPPLSTNVKLTLNLPPLFITMQGLRETLTAGIKTQVSCHTAGSRPSPNIMWSKGATTIRGSSQTTSNDGNVTVSELVFVPGPEDNEKSITCSIEYPESEGATIRLKDSHVLDVKHVPVISLSLGAPLDSQNLMEGSDVYLECDIKANPPAKKIEWFHNNKLLQSARGIIISNQTLVLQSITRATHGEYMCKAANTLGTVNSNQLYLDIKYPPVCKSEAQIMRAAVKQTVNITCDIDANPMHNLLFRWQFNNSLESMVELPPYTNAEFNEPLLQQQDHLIPAVSSAASSSSSASLGDHLHHHHRSSSASSSASSPSSGSSQNMLVGPNQKLTFRRKPEPPKPDLVDGQLYLYRIESFTNFGTITCTATNAYGQSGHCLYHILVADVPDPIKSCTISNVTAYTVHVSCIAGKDGGIPQQFHIDIFDEHTKKLLLSITYQGPEMLLKKLPSDTKFIIKITPFNLQGTAPTSYRVKAQTLPAPLLRTAPSKAVLVQLTPLLGALVGAAVTLFLVAICIIIFVKFKTKKKHHPTATTEQDKGSAEPLSRNIGSHSSIDDKNPDVIPHENSEDDDEKQFERLVLDTERLKFTPTPVLPSMVTAYSPTHVSPTGNGMKKFGELSLTTNPSYAIYNSPVRSAYGSTNPSGTTTTTVLPVRTTSPNIYTRLPLRDFTPNTYDSMLSTSQAAPSGYATSQIYTAKMPLLTTNYAELASLDK, encoded by the exons TTTTGATGCCCGAGGAAAAAGCCTGCAGCAGGCGATTCATTGGTCGGACGAGGCTGTGCTCAAGTCGAAGGCATACTTCTACTACGAAACCAACCCGCCGGCGTTGAGGATAAAAAATATCAAACAAGAAGACGCTGGACTTTATCG GTGTCGGGTAGATTTTCAAAAGTCACCGACGCGGAACTGTCGGATAGACCTGGACGTACTCG TTCCTCCATCCAAAGTGACTATCCTAGATGAGCTAGGAGCCGCAGTTATGGATAGTACAGTAGGACCCTACAAGGAAAATGTGGACATAAATCTAACGTGCGTGTCCAGTGGCGGCGTCCCTACTCCCAAAGTGACCTGGTGGAAGGAGCACGCACTGCTAGACGATTCCTTCATCATTCTTCCAGACGGAACGGTCAAAAACGTTCTCTACTTGGAAAAATTGACCCGCAGTGATTTGAACTCA GTCTATACGTGCCAAGCCAGTAACGGACATGTTGTCCCACCACTTTCCACGAACGTGAAATTGACATTGAACT TGCCACCGTTGTTCATCACCATGCAGGGCCTCCGAGAAACGCTAACGGCCGGAATCAAAACGCAGGTATCGTGTCACACCGCTGGCAGTAGGCCGTCACCCAACATCATGTGGAGCAAGGGTGCAACCACTATTCGGGGGTCGTCCCAAACG ACATCCAACGATGGAAACGTGACCGTATCAGAGCTGGTATTTGTGCCCGGGCCGGAAGATAATGAAAAATCAATTACATGCTCAATCGAGTATCCCGAATCCGAGGGGGCAACGATCCGTCTCAAGGATTCCCATGTGCTCGACGTGAAGC ATGTGCCGGTGATATCCTTATCGCTCGGGGCGCCACTCGATTCTCAAAACCTGATGGAAGGATCGGACGTGTACCTGGAGTGTGACATCAAAGCGAACCCACCAGCGAAAAAAATCGAATGGTTCCACAAT AATAAACTGCTACAATCAGCGCGAGGCATTATCATCTCTAACCAGACGTTGGTGCTGCAGAGCATAACGAGGGCGACCCATGGCGAGTACATGTGCAAAGCGGCCAATACGCTCGGGACCGTCAATAGCAATCAACTCTATTTAGATATCAAAT ATCCTCCGGTTTGTAAATCAGAAGCGCAAATAATGCGTGCTGCTGTTAAACAAACAGTAAACATCACTTGCGACATCGACGCAAATCCAATG CACAACTTGCTTTTTCGGTGGCAATTCAATAACTCACTGGAAAGCATGGTCGAGCTGCCTCCGTATACGAACGCAGAGTTCAACGAACCACTTCTACAACAGCAGGATCATCTAATCCCGGCAGTATCTTCCgcagcatcatcatcgtcatcagcatCCCTCGGGgaccatcttcatcatcatcaccgaTCATCATCTGCATCGTCGTCCGCTTCTTCCCCATCCAGTGGGAGCAGTCAGAACATGCTGGTCGGACCAAACCAGAAGCTAACATTCCGAAGGAAACCCGAGCCGCCAAAGCCGGACCTCGTTGATGGACAGTTGTATTTGTATCGGATTGAATCGTTCACCAATTTCGGTACAATTACCTGCACAGCTACAAATGCATACGGCCAAAGTGGCCACTGTCTTTATCACATACTTGTGGCCG ACGTACCCGATCCAATTAAAAGTTGTACGATATCAAATGTAACCGCTTACACAGTGCATGTATCATGCATAGCTGGAAAGGACGGAGGAATTCCACAGCAGTTCCATATTGAC ATATTTGACGAACATACGAAGAAACTTCTCCTCAGCATCACGTATCAAGGACCAGAAATGCTACTGAAGAAGCTTCCTAGTGACACCAAGTTCATCATAAAG ATAACGCCATTCAATCTTCAAGGTACAGCTCCTACTAGTTACCGTGTTAAGGCTCAAACCTTGCCTGCTCCTTTGCTACGTACAG CCCCATCCAAGGCTGTCCTAGTTCAGTTGACACCACTACTTGGAGCACTAGTTGGAGCAGCTGTGACGCTCTTCCTCGTAGCCATTTGCATAATCATTTTCGTCAAGTTTAAAACGAAG AAGAAACATCACCCAACGGCTACGACTGAACAAGACAAAGGCAGTGCAGAGCCATTGAGTCGTAACATCGGAAGCCATTCGAGTATTGACGACAAGAATCCGGATGTGATACCGCACGAGAACAGTGAGGATGACGATGAGAAGCAGTTCGAGCGGCTGGTGCTGGACACAGAACGGCTGAAATTCACACCAACGCCTGTGCTACCGTCAATGGTGACGGCTTATTCGCCGACGCATGTGTCCCCCACCGGAAACGGGATGAAAAAG TTTGGTGAACTATCGCTTACGACCAACCCGAGCTATGCGATCTACAACTCCCCGGTTCGGAGTGCTTACGGTAGCACTAATCCATCGGGGACGACGACAACGACCGTTCTTCCGGTACGGACAACGTCGCCGAACATCTACACAAGACTGCCTTTGCGGGACTTCACTCCCAACACGTACGACAGTATGCTCAGTACGTCACAAGCGGCGCCCAGTGGCTACGCGACATCCCAAATCTACACCGCCAAAATGCCGTTACTGACGACGAACTACGCCGAGCTAGCTTCCCTGGACAAATGA